The following are from one region of the Sulfurimicrobium lacus genome:
- the uppS gene encoding polyprenyl diphosphate synthase — protein MSLSKSSTREIPAVSHIPRHVAIIMDGNGRWAKKRHFPRVMGHKRGLETVREMVKSCIERGVEFLTLFAFSSENWRRPEEEVSFLMQLFVLALEKEVGKLHQNEVCLKVIGDLSRFEPRLVELVRKSEALTASNSKLTLTIAANYGGRWDIMQAVQAMLKARPELAAGFEEADLQPYLSMPYAPEPDLFIRTGGEERISNFLLWQLAYSEFYFTDVLWPDFNTAELDKAFLSYRQRERRFGRTSEQLKSHA, from the coding sequence GTGTCCCTGTCAAAAAGTTCGACACGCGAAATTCCTGCCGTGTCGCATATCCCGCGCCACGTCGCCATCATCATGGACGGCAATGGACGGTGGGCGAAAAAACGTCATTTCCCGCGCGTCATGGGGCACAAGCGCGGCCTCGAAACCGTGCGCGAAATGGTCAAGTCCTGCATCGAACGCGGCGTCGAATTCCTTACCCTGTTTGCCTTCAGCAGCGAAAACTGGCGCCGGCCGGAGGAAGAGGTTTCCTTCCTCATGCAGCTTTTCGTGCTGGCGCTGGAAAAGGAAGTCGGCAAGCTGCACCAGAACGAGGTATGCCTTAAAGTCATCGGCGACCTGTCCCGCTTCGAGCCACGCCTGGTCGAACTGGTGCGAAAATCCGAAGCGCTCACGGCCAGCAATTCCAAACTCACGCTGACCATTGCCGCCAACTACGGGGGGCGCTGGGACATCATGCAGGCCGTGCAGGCCATGCTGAAAGCACGCCCCGAGCTGGCTGCCGGTTTTGAAGAGGCCGATTTGCAGCCTTACCTTTCCATGCCTTACGCGCCTGAACCCGACCTGTTTATCCGCACCGGTGGCGAGGAGCGCATCAGCAACTTCCTGCTGTGGCAGCTGGCTTACAGCGAATTCTATTTTACCGATGTGCTGTGGCCGGATTTCAATACAGCCGAACTGGACAAGGCATTTCTTTCCTACCGGCAGCGCGAGCGCCGTTTCGGACGCACCAGCGAGCAATTGAAAAGTCATGCTTAG
- the frr gene encoding ribosome recycling factor translates to MIADLKKSAEQKMQKSLEALKADLAKVRTGRAHTGILDHVTVDYYGSPTAISQVANLTLIDSRTIGVAPWEKKLVGAIERAIRDSDLGLNPSSQGDLIRVPMPALTEERRKELIKVVKHEGEGAKVAIRNIRRDANAHLKDLLKDKEISEDDDRRAQDDIQKITDRYVTEVDKMLQVKETELMAI, encoded by the coding sequence ATGATTGCAGACCTTAAAAAATCCGCCGAACAGAAGATGCAGAAGTCCCTGGAAGCGCTCAAGGCCGATCTGGCCAAGGTGCGCACCGGGCGGGCCCATACCGGCATTCTGGATCACGTAACGGTCGACTATTACGGCAGTCCGACGGCGATCAGCCAAGTCGCCAACCTCACGCTTATCGATTCGCGCACCATCGGTGTGGCGCCGTGGGAAAAGAAATTGGTGGGTGCAATCGAAAGGGCTATCCGTGATTCCGACCTGGGGCTAAACCCCTCTTCCCAGGGCGACCTGATCCGCGTGCCGATGCCGGCACTGACGGAAGAACGGCGCAAGGAGCTGATCAAGGTGGTCAAGCACGAAGGCGAGGGCGCCAAGGTGGCGATCCGCAACATTCGCCGCGATGCCAATGCACACCTCAAGGATCTGCTCAAGGACAAGGAGATCAGCGAGGATGACGATCGTCGTGCCCAGGACGACATTCAGAAAATCACTGACCGTTACGTGACGGAAGTGGACAAGATGTTGCAGGTCAAAGAAACCGAACTGATGGCCATTTGA
- the fabZ gene encoding 3-hydroxyacyl-ACP dehydratase FabZ → MDIHEVLEHLPHRYPFLLVDRVLTCEPGKSIEAIKNVTINEPFFQGHFPHHPVMPGVLIMEALAQAAGILSFKTMGTKPDENSVFYFVGIDNARFKKPVTAGDQLHLHIEIMRQMRGIWKFKAEAKVDGEVVAEAELMCAKRDIV, encoded by the coding sequence ATGGACATTCATGAAGTACTGGAGCACCTTCCCCACCGCTACCCCTTCCTGCTGGTGGACCGCGTGCTGACTTGCGAGCCGGGAAAAAGTATCGAGGCAATCAAGAACGTCACCATCAACGAGCCGTTCTTTCAGGGGCACTTCCCCCACCACCCGGTGATGCCGGGCGTCTTGATCATGGAAGCGCTGGCCCAGGCGGCCGGCATCCTGTCGTTCAAGACCATGGGTACCAAGCCGGATGAGAATTCCGTGTTCTACTTCGTCGGCATCGACAACGCGCGCTTCAAGAAGCCGGTTACCGCCGGCGATCAGCTCCACCTGCACATCGAGATCATGCGCCAGATGCGCGGCATCTGGAAATTCAAGGCCGAGGCCAAGGTGGACGGTGAAGTCGTCGCGGAAGCCGAACTGATGTGTGCCAAGCGCGATATCGTCTGA
- the ispC gene encoding 1-deoxy-D-xylulose-5-phosphate reductoisomerase: MSNTQNITVLGSTGSIGVSTLDVIARHPERFRVVALTANSQVDKLFLQCQQFEPEFAVLLDADAAQSLQQKIRASGLATRVLHGVEALEQVSSLPQVDSVMAAIVGAAGLRPSMAAARAGKRILLANKETLVMSGSIFMDAVQDSGSELLPIDSEHNAIFQSLPRDFGRGLGQVGVTRILLTASGGPFRTKPLSALENITPDQACAHPNWSMGRKISVDSASMMNKGLEVIEAHWLFAASAEQIQVVVHPQSVIHSMVEYADGSVLAQLGNPDMRTPIAYALGFPERIAAGVSPLDLFKIARLDFQEPDMQRFRCLDLAYQALRQGGTAPAILNAANEVAVAAFLDERLPFLGIPSVIEHALEQISSVPVTRLEDVQQADQMAREIAIERIGRAGVGAFAPHASRLTPHQLT; encoded by the coding sequence ATGTCGAATACACAAAATATTACCGTGCTTGGCTCGACGGGTTCCATCGGCGTTAGCACGCTGGACGTCATCGCACGCCATCCGGAACGCTTTCGTGTAGTGGCGCTGACGGCGAACTCGCAGGTGGACAAGCTATTCCTGCAGTGCCAGCAGTTCGAGCCGGAGTTCGCCGTGTTGCTGGATGCTGACGCGGCCCAATCATTGCAGCAAAAGATTCGCGCCAGCGGCCTGGCGACGCGGGTCCTGCATGGGGTCGAGGCGCTGGAACAGGTTTCATCCCTGCCCCAGGTGGACAGCGTGATGGCCGCCATCGTCGGCGCTGCAGGCTTGCGCCCATCCATGGCTGCCGCGCGGGCCGGCAAGCGCATCCTGCTGGCCAACAAAGAGACCCTGGTGATGTCCGGCAGCATCTTCATGGACGCGGTGCAGGATAGCGGTTCCGAACTGCTGCCGATCGACAGCGAGCACAATGCCATTTTCCAGTCCCTGCCGCGCGATTTCGGGCGCGGCCTGGGACAGGTCGGCGTGACGCGCATTCTGCTCACGGCTTCCGGCGGTCCGTTCCGCACCAAGCCTCTTTCGGCACTGGAAAACATCACGCCCGACCAGGCCTGCGCTCACCCGAACTGGTCCATGGGGCGCAAGATCTCGGTGGACTCGGCGTCGATGATGAACAAGGGGCTGGAAGTCATCGAGGCGCACTGGCTGTTCGCCGCGTCCGCCGAGCAGATCCAGGTGGTGGTGCACCCGCAGAGCGTCATACATTCCATGGTGGAGTACGCCGATGGCTCGGTACTGGCGCAGCTCGGCAACCCCGACATGCGCACCCCGATTGCCTACGCGCTGGGTTTTCCGGAGCGCATCGCGGCGGGCGTGTCGCCGCTCGACCTGTTCAAGATTGCCCGACTCGACTTCCAAGAGCCCGACATGCAGCGCTTCCGCTGCCTCGACCTGGCCTATCAGGCGCTGCGCCAGGGCGGTACCGCGCCGGCCATTCTGAATGCGGCCAACGAAGTGGCGGTGGCCGCCTTCCTCGATGAACGGCTGCCCTTCCTCGGGATTCCGTCCGTGATCGAGCACGCGCTGGAGCAGATCAGCTCTGTTCCGGTGACACGTCTGGAAGATGTCCAGCAAGCGGACCAGATGGCGCGAGAAATCGCCATCGAACGCATAGGGCGTGCGGGAGTTGGTGCTTTTGCCCCTCACGCCTCACGCCTCACTCCTCACCAACTCACATGA
- the lpxD gene encoding UDP-3-O-(3-hydroxymyristoyl)glucosamine N-acyltransferase, with amino-acid sequence MSFANEQTYTLGDIVARFGGEVLGDAQVRVSQVASLENAQACHISFFTASRFQKQLDATAAGAVIVGVDARDATPKPRIVSSNPYAYFAKVSTLLNPVPAIAAGIHPTAHVEEGAVVASSASIGPFVSIGRGAKIGERAVIGAGCAVGENTEIGADTWLYPRVVIYHRCVIGERVIIHSGAVIGADGFGLAREEGRWLKIPQIGGVVIGDDVEIGANTTIDRGAMEDTIIEEGVKLDNLIQVAHNVQIGAHSAMAGCVGIAGSAKIGRNCTVGGAGMILGHLQIADNVSVSSGTLITKSITKAGTYTSAMPFSAHEQWLRNAAHLRHLDSMAEKLRALEQKINELERKQS; translated from the coding sequence GTGAGCTTCGCTAACGAGCAGACATATACTCTGGGCGACATCGTGGCGCGCTTCGGTGGTGAAGTATTGGGCGACGCCCAGGTCCGGGTAAGTCAGGTGGCGTCGCTGGAAAATGCACAGGCGTGCCATATCAGCTTCTTTACCGCCAGCCGCTTCCAGAAACAGCTCGATGCCACTGCCGCAGGCGCCGTGATCGTCGGCGTTGATGCGCGCGATGCGACCCCAAAACCGCGTATCGTCAGCAGCAATCCCTATGCCTATTTCGCCAAGGTTTCGACGCTGCTCAACCCGGTTCCGGCGATTGCGGCGGGGATACACCCGACTGCGCATGTGGAGGAGGGCGCAGTTGTCGCATCATCGGCTTCCATCGGACCCTTTGTCAGCATCGGGCGCGGTGCGAAGATCGGCGAACGGGCGGTGATCGGTGCCGGTTGCGCGGTTGGCGAGAACACCGAAATCGGCGCCGACACCTGGCTCTATCCGCGCGTGGTGATTTACCACCGTTGCGTTATCGGCGAGCGCGTGATTATTCATTCGGGCGCGGTAATCGGCGCGGATGGTTTCGGTTTGGCCCGGGAAGAAGGGCGCTGGCTGAAAATCCCCCAGATCGGCGGGGTGGTGATCGGAGACGATGTGGAGATCGGTGCCAATACGACCATCGATCGCGGCGCAATGGAGGACACGATCATCGAGGAAGGGGTGAAGCTGGACAACCTGATCCAGGTCGCCCATAACGTCCAGATCGGCGCTCACAGCGCGATGGCGGGCTGCGTCGGCATTGCAGGGAGCGCCAAGATCGGACGCAATTGTACCGTCGGTGGTGCAGGCATGATCCTTGGCCATTTGCAGATCGCGGACAATGTTTCAGTGTCATCCGGGACCTTGATTACCAAGTCGATCACCAAGGCCGGCACCTATACCTCGGCGATGCCGTTCTCGGCACACGAGCAGTGGCTCAGGAATGCGGCGCATTTGCGCCACCTCGACAGCATGGCGGAAAAACTCCGCGCGCTGGAGCAAAAAATCAATGAATTGGAAAGGAAGCAATCGTGA
- the pyrH gene encoding UMP kinase, with translation MTAPAYKRIMLKLSGEALMGDDSYGINRATIERIVAEVAEVVRMGVQVGVVIGGGNIFRGVAPGAVGMDRATADYMGMLATVMNALALQDAMRCIGLQSRVQTALAIEAVAEPYIRGKAIRYLEEGKVVIFGAGTGNPFFTTDTAAALRGMEVGAEIVLKATKVDGVYTDDPKTNPDAMRYQQLSFDEAIMRNLKVMDATALALCRDQKMPLAVFSIFKAGALKRVVMGEDEGTKVYC, from the coding sequence ATGACCGCTCCCGCCTACAAACGCATCATGCTTAAACTTTCCGGCGAAGCCCTGATGGGCGACGACAGTTACGGCATCAACCGCGCCACCATCGAGCGCATCGTCGCGGAAGTGGCGGAAGTGGTGCGCATGGGTGTGCAGGTGGGGGTGGTGATCGGCGGCGGTAACATTTTTCGTGGCGTGGCGCCCGGCGCTGTCGGCATGGACCGCGCCACCGCAGATTACATGGGCATGCTGGCAACGGTGATGAACGCCCTGGCTCTGCAGGATGCCATGCGCTGTATCGGGCTGCAAAGCCGGGTGCAAACCGCACTGGCGATCGAGGCGGTGGCCGAACCCTACATCCGGGGCAAGGCGATCCGTTACCTCGAGGAAGGCAAGGTGGTGATTTTCGGTGCCGGCACCGGCAATCCGTTCTTCACCACCGATACCGCAGCGGCACTGCGCGGCATGGAAGTGGGCGCCGAGATCGTGCTCAAGGCGACCAAGGTCGACGGCGTTTATACCGACGATCCGAAGACCAACCCGGATGCCATGCGTTACCAGCAGCTCAGCTTCGACGAAGCCATCATGCGCAACCTGAAAGTGATGGACGCCACCGCACTGGCCTTGTGCCGCGATCAGAAGATGCCGCTCGCCGTATTCAGCATTTTCAAGGCGGGCGCGCTCAAGCGCGTCGTGATGGGCGAGGACGAAGGCACCAAGGTTTATTGCTAA
- the bamA gene encoding outer membrane protein assembly factor BamA, which yields MKKLIPFLISSLYATTALALDPFVVKDIRVEGIQRTEAGTVFSYLPVKVGETLDDEKAAAAVKALYATGFFKDVRLETENGVLVVTVQERPAIAQVDVSGAKEFTKEQLKDGLKAAGLSESKIFDKALLDRAEQELKRQYFSRGKYAVTITTTVTPLERNRVGINFDISEGEVAKIKQINIVGNQAMSEKDLLSQLVLSTSGWMTWYSKNDQYSKQKLAADLESLRSYYLNSGYLEFNIESTQVSISPDKQGIYITINLHEGPKYTISDVKLAGEMLLPEEELRKLVKVKPGDTFSREKLNESSKAISDRLGNDGYAFANVNAVPEIDKEKSTVAFTFFLDPGRRVYVRRINVAGNTKTRDEVLRREMRQAEGAWYAADKINRSRERLQRLGYFTDVNVETPAVPGTTDQVDLNYSVTEKPTGSIMAGAGFSSSEGLILSGSISQQNVFGSGNFVSAQINSGSVNKVYSLSFTDPYFTDDGVSRGFDVYKRTVNTTSLNTISTYSTSTLGGGIRFGIPLNEKDSVSLGLALEKTDISLTDSASLPLKNYVAQFGNSASTARADLGWARDSRDSLTYPTAGGLQRIFGEVGLPGMDIQYYKLSYQQQYLRTFAKNYTLLLNGEAGIAAGLGNKPLPFFKNFYAGGITSVRGYRTSSLGPQDVDGNSLGGSKRLVGSAELMFPFPGLTTDKSVRLGVFVDGGAVFGPDDYQGRYSKVNFTDMRFSSGVSISWFSPIGPLKFSLAKPLNKKEGDHTESFQFQMGTMF from the coding sequence ATGAAAAAACTAATCCCGTTCCTGATTTCCAGCCTTTATGCGACCACAGCCCTGGCGCTTGATCCCTTTGTCGTAAAAGACATTCGCGTGGAGGGCATTCAGCGCACCGAAGCCGGAACCGTGTTCAGTTACCTGCCGGTGAAAGTGGGCGAAACCCTGGACGACGAGAAAGCCGCTGCCGCGGTCAAGGCACTTTATGCCACCGGTTTTTTCAAGGACGTACGTCTGGAAACAGAAAACGGCGTGCTGGTGGTGACAGTGCAGGAGCGGCCGGCGATTGCCCAGGTGGACGTGAGCGGTGCCAAGGAATTCACCAAGGAGCAACTCAAGGACGGCCTGAAGGCTGCGGGCTTGTCAGAATCCAAGATATTCGACAAGGCGCTGCTGGACCGCGCCGAGCAGGAACTCAAGCGGCAATATTTCAGCCGCGGTAAATATGCGGTCACCATCACCACTACCGTGACGCCGTTGGAACGCAATCGCGTCGGCATCAACTTCGATATTTCCGAGGGCGAAGTCGCCAAGATCAAGCAAATCAATATCGTCGGCAACCAAGCCATGTCGGAAAAGGACTTGCTCAGCCAGTTAGTGCTATCCACCTCGGGCTGGATGACCTGGTACAGCAAGAATGACCAGTATTCGAAGCAGAAGCTGGCTGCCGACCTGGAATCGCTGCGCTCTTATTACCTGAACAGTGGCTACCTCGAATTCAATATCGAATCCACCCAGGTTTCGATATCGCCCGACAAGCAGGGTATCTACATCACCATCAACCTCCATGAAGGCCCTAAATACACCATTTCCGACGTCAAACTGGCAGGCGAGATGCTGTTGCCGGAAGAAGAGCTGCGCAAGCTGGTGAAGGTCAAGCCGGGCGATACGTTCTCGCGCGAGAAGCTGAATGAGTCGAGCAAGGCCATCAGCGACCGCCTGGGCAACGACGGTTATGCTTTTGCCAACGTCAATGCGGTGCCTGAAATCGACAAGGAAAAGAGCACGGTCGCCTTTACCTTTTTCCTCGATCCCGGCCGCCGTGTCTACGTGCGCCGCATCAACGTGGCCGGCAACACCAAGACGCGTGACGAAGTACTGCGCCGGGAAATGCGCCAGGCCGAAGGCGCCTGGTACGCGGCGGACAAAATCAATCGTTCGCGCGAGCGCCTGCAGCGCCTGGGTTACTTCACCGACGTGAACGTGGAGACCCCGGCAGTTCCGGGCACCACCGACCAGGTCGACCTGAATTACTCGGTAACCGAAAAGCCCACTGGCAGCATCATGGCCGGCGCCGGATTTTCCAGTTCCGAAGGCTTGATCCTGAGCGGTTCCATATCGCAGCAGAACGTGTTTGGCAGCGGCAACTTTGTGTCGGCACAGATCAACAGCGGCAGTGTCAACAAGGTCTATTCCCTGTCGTTCACCGATCCCTATTTCACCGATGACGGGGTGAGCAGGGGCTTCGACGTTTACAAGCGCACGGTGAACACGACGAGTCTCAACACCATTTCGACCTATTCGACTTCGACCCTCGGCGGCGGTATCCGCTTCGGCATCCCGCTGAACGAGAAGGACAGCGTCAGCCTGGGGCTCGCGCTGGAAAAAACCGATATTTCATTGACCGATAGTGCTTCGCTGCCCCTGAAAAATTATGTCGCACAGTTCGGCAATTCCGCCAGCACTGCCCGCGCCGATCTGGGCTGGGCGCGCGATTCACGCGACAGCCTGACATACCCCACCGCCGGCGGCTTGCAGCGGATTTTCGGTGAAGTCGGTCTGCCCGGCATGGATATCCAGTATTACAAGCTATCCTACCAGCAGCAATACCTGCGCACCTTTGCCAAGAACTATACCCTCCTGCTCAACGGTGAGGCGGGCATCGCCGCTGGCCTGGGCAACAAGCCACTGCCTTTCTTCAAGAATTTCTACGCCGGCGGCATTACCTCGGTACGCGGCTATCGCACCAGTTCCCTCGGTCCTCAGGACGTGGATGGTAACTCCCTGGGCGGTTCGAAGCGGCTCGTGGGTTCGGCGGAATTGATGTTCCCCTTCCCCGGGTTGACTACCGATAAATCGGTTCGTCTGGGCGTATTCGTCGATGGCGGCGCAGTATTCGGTCCGGATGATTATCAAGGCCGGTATTCGAAAGTGAATTTTACTGATATGAGATTTTCCAGCGGTGTGTCCATAAGTTGGTTCTCCCCCATCGGTCCTTTGAAATTCAGTTTGGCCAAACCCCTGAACAAGAAAGAAGGGGACCATACCGAGTCATTCCAGTTCCAGATGGGAACCATGTTTTAG
- a CDS encoding phosphatidate cytidylyltransferase, with protein MLRTRVITAFALLFVLLGGLFYLPSLFWGCLTLGVIAIGSWEWGALARFPRPARWAYLMLTILWGTAFFVLNIRVEQIYLLAVVFWLLVAIPWFSWGWQVRNPVGLAATGWMVLFPTWFALMDLHAMRPALLLGLIAVVSVADIGAYFAGRAFGKHKLAPSVSPGKTWEGVAGGLLAVACYGALWKTFVATVGVPFPGFVLLLAMAALSVGGDLFESWLKRQAGLKDSGNMLPGHGGVLDRIDGMTPALPLAAAYYIYGFPGF; from the coding sequence ATGCTTAGAACCCGCGTCATCACCGCCTTCGCCTTGCTGTTCGTCCTGCTGGGCGGATTGTTTTATTTGCCCAGCCTGTTTTGGGGCTGCCTCACCCTTGGCGTGATCGCTATCGGTTCCTGGGAGTGGGGCGCCTTGGCTCGTTTTCCCAGGCCAGCTCGCTGGGCGTATCTGATGCTGACCATATTATGGGGCACCGCTTTTTTTGTGCTCAATATCAGGGTTGAGCAGATTTACCTGCTCGCGGTGGTGTTCTGGCTGCTGGTGGCGATACCCTGGTTTTCCTGGGGCTGGCAGGTGCGCAACCCGGTTGGTCTGGCGGCTACCGGCTGGATGGTGCTGTTTCCCACCTGGTTCGCCCTGATGGACTTGCATGCCATGCGGCCTGCCTTGTTGCTCGGCCTGATCGCCGTGGTGTCGGTGGCCGATATCGGCGCCTATTTTGCCGGACGGGCTTTCGGCAAGCATAAACTGGCGCCTTCGGTGAGCCCGGGAAAAACCTGGGAAGGCGTAGCTGGCGGCTTGCTGGCTGTGGCATGTTATGGCGCCTTGTGGAAAACTTTTGTCGCAACCGTGGGCGTGCCTTTCCCCGGGTTCGTTCTGCTGCTCGCCATGGCGGCATTGAGCGTGGGAGGGGACTTGTTCGAATCCTGGCTCAAGCGCCAGGCGGGTTTGAAGGATAGCGGCAACATGCTGCCCGGCCATGGCGGCGTGCTGGATCGCATCGATGGCATGACGCCCGCGCTGCCGCTGGCTGCGGCTTATTACATTTACGGTTTCCCGGGTTTTTAG
- the rseP gene encoding RIP metalloprotease RseP, with protein MNLLFTLAAFALALGILIVVHELGHFWVARWCGVKVLRFSIGFGKPLAVWKSAPNGTEWVLSAFPLGGYVKMLDEREGEVAPHELPLAFNRQAVWRRILIVAAGPVANFILAIALYWVLFMHGMPGVRPMVGEAPSSSPAAAAGFKAGELMTRIGGEDVATWQDVRWLLLKKIMKKHAVEIESRGAGGEIQFHTLDTSSLGPDDLDSDFLGKLGLTLFRPKLPPVIGKLLPGGIGERAGLLAGDEIVSVNGKPAALWEDLVQMVRDNPERPLRLEVRRNGTSLGLTLTPASEMEQGKAVGKIGAGPKVDEAWIDRLMVEVRYPPLRALGEALDKTWDTSLFSLQMLGKMVVGEVPLKNISGPITIADYASQSAHMGWVPYLSFLALISISLGVLNLLPVPLLDGGHLMYYMAEIVKGSPVSERAMEIGQQVGMAFLMVLMAFAFYNDINRLLTGQ; from the coding sequence ATGAACCTGCTCTTTACCCTCGCCGCCTTCGCCCTGGCCCTGGGCATCCTGATCGTGGTGCACGAACTGGGACACTTCTGGGTTGCGCGCTGGTGTGGCGTCAAGGTGCTGCGTTTTTCCATCGGCTTCGGCAAACCTTTGGCCGTCTGGAAATCCGCACCGAACGGGACGGAATGGGTGCTCTCTGCATTCCCTCTGGGCGGTTACGTGAAAATGCTCGACGAACGCGAGGGCGAAGTCGCGCCGCACGAGCTGCCGCTGGCCTTCAACCGGCAAGCGGTATGGCGGCGCATCCTCATCGTCGCCGCCGGACCGGTGGCGAATTTTATCCTGGCGATCGCCTTGTACTGGGTGTTGTTCATGCATGGCATGCCGGGCGTGCGGCCCATGGTGGGGGAAGCCCCATCTTCCAGTCCGGCTGCCGCGGCAGGATTCAAGGCGGGTGAGCTCATGACCAGGATAGGCGGCGAGGACGTGGCGACCTGGCAGGACGTGCGCTGGCTGTTGTTGAAGAAAATCATGAAAAAGCACGCGGTAGAAATCGAAAGCCGCGGTGCCGGCGGCGAAATACAGTTCCATACGCTGGATACCAGTAGCCTCGGCCCTGACGATCTGGACAGTGATTTTCTCGGTAAACTGGGATTGACACTTTTTCGCCCCAAATTGCCGCCGGTGATCGGTAAACTGCTGCCGGGCGGGATTGGAGAGCGGGCTGGGCTGTTGGCAGGGGACGAAATCGTGAGCGTCAACGGCAAGCCGGCTGCGCTATGGGAAGATCTGGTGCAGATGGTGCGCGATAACCCTGAACGTCCGTTGCGTCTCGAGGTGAGACGCAATGGCACTTCGCTGGGCTTGACGTTGACACCTGCATCCGAGATGGAGCAAGGCAAGGCTGTCGGGAAAATCGGAGCCGGTCCGAAGGTGGACGAAGCCTGGATTGACCGTCTCATGGTAGAAGTACGCTACCCGCCGCTGCGTGCCTTGGGCGAGGCGCTCGATAAAACCTGGGATACGTCGCTGTTCAGTCTGCAGATGCTGGGAAAAATGGTGGTCGGCGAGGTGCCGCTGAAAAATATCAGCGGCCCGATTACCATCGCCGATTATGCCAGCCAGTCCGCGCATATGGGGTGGGTGCCTTACCTCAGCTTTCTTGCCCTGATCAGCATCAGCCTGGGCGTGCTCAATTTGTTGCCGGTGCCCTTATTGGATGGCGGTCATTTGATGTATTATATGGCCGAAATCGTGAAGGGAAGCCCGGTTTCGGAACGCGCCATGGAAATCGGCCAGCAGGTCGGCATGGCGTTTCTCATGGTGCTGATGGCTTTCGCTTTTTACAACGACATTAACCGCTTGTTGACCGGCCAATAA
- a CDS encoding OmpH family outer membrane protein: protein MAAAAEYKIGFVNTERVFREAAPAQKAQKKLEKEFAARDQDLQKMAKQAKDLQAYLEREGVTISDTERRNKERDLANLNRDFQRLQREFREDLNLRRNEELSAVQERANKAIIAIAESEKFDLILQEAVYASHRIDVTEKVLKALSEK from the coding sequence ATGGCGGCGGCGGCAGAATATAAAATCGGTTTCGTGAACACCGAGCGCGTGTTCCGCGAGGCGGCGCCGGCGCAGAAAGCGCAGAAGAAACTGGAAAAGGAGTTCGCTGCCCGGGATCAGGACCTGCAGAAAATGGCCAAACAGGCCAAGGATCTCCAGGCTTATCTGGAGCGTGAAGGCGTGACTATCAGCGATACCGAACGTCGCAACAAGGAGCGTGACCTGGCTAACCTCAACCGCGACTTCCAGCGCTTGCAGCGCGAATTCCGCGAAGACCTCAACCTGCGCCGCAACGAGGAGTTGTCCGCAGTGCAGGAACGCGCCAACAAGGCCATCATCGCCATTGCCGAAAGCGAAAAATTCGACCTGATTCTGCAGGAAGCCGTGTACGCCAGCCATCGCATCGATGTGACCGAAAAGGTGCTGAAAGCGCTGTCCGAGAAATAA
- the lpxA gene encoding acyl-ACP--UDP-N-acetylglucosamine O-acyltransferase, whose product MIHPTAIVHPGARLGEGVSVGAYSIIGEHVEIGDNTWVGPHAVISGHTRIGRDNRIFQFSSLGEVPQDKKYAGEPTRLEIGDRNTIREFCTLNLGTSQDVGVTRIGNDNWVMAYVHVAHDCQIGNQTIFANNATLAGHVTVDDYAILGGFTGVHQFCHIGAHCITGISSVITMDVPPYMTVGGNPTAPHGINSEGLKRRGFSSDAILALRRAYKTLYKSGLSLADAKLALQEQSLAFPEIALLLEFLDKSTRGIIR is encoded by the coding sequence ATGATTCACCCTACAGCGATCGTTCATCCCGGCGCCAGGCTGGGCGAGGGCGTCTCGGTCGGCGCCTATTCGATTATCGGCGAGCACGTGGAGATCGGCGACAACACCTGGGTCGGGCCGCATGCGGTGATTTCCGGCCACACCCGGATCGGACGCGATAACAGGATATTCCAGTTCTCCAGCCTGGGTGAAGTGCCGCAGGACAAGAAGTACGCCGGCGAACCGACACGGCTCGAAATCGGCGACCGCAACACTATCCGCGAATTCTGCACGCTGAATTTGGGCACGTCGCAGGATGTCGGCGTGACGCGCATCGGCAACGACAACTGGGTGATGGCTTACGTGCATGTGGCGCACGACTGCCAGATCGGCAACCAGACCATTTTCGCCAACAACGCCACGCTGGCCGGTCACGTGACCGTGGACGACTACGCCATCCTTGGCGGCTTCACCGGGGTGCACCAGTTCTGCCATATCGGCGCGCACTGCATTACCGGCATCAGTTCGGTGATTACCATGGATGTGCCGCCCTATATGACCGTGGGCGGCAACCCCACTGCACCCCACGGCATCAATTCGGAGGGACTGAAGCGGCGCGGTTTTTCATCCGACGCGATTCTGGCGTTGCGGCGTGCCTACAAGACCTTGTACAAATCCGGCCTGAGCCTGGCCGACGCCAAGCTGGCGCTGCAGGAGCAGAGCTTGGCCTTTCCCGAGATCGCCTTGTTACTCGAGTTTCTGGATAAATCAACGCGCGGCATCATCCGCTAA